A stretch of the Acyrthosiphon pisum isolate AL4f chromosome A2, pea_aphid_22Mar2018_4r6ur, whole genome shotgun sequence genome encodes the following:
- the LOC100165812 gene encoding dnaJ homolog subfamily B member 6-like isoform X1 produces MSGDYYSILEVTPNASINDIKKSYRKLALKWHPDKNPENQEQANRMFKEISEAYEVLSDEAKRKLYDEQRKRKVSASSRPFFYNFFESPFHRYFDKKRKTYNQYGKDGLINGGAGNGGRRRSNQRHPGHYDPFGQDFGPGFFSFSFRDPEDVFKEFFNTSDVTDLLFPGQRFNNGHQEISSMMNPFGFGGFGGGFGSGFDNMFTMANNGYSSHSVNGGGNMKRTTISTRFSNGKKITTKRISDNNTETVETYENDMLKSKTINGVAQAIAYGH; encoded by the exons atgtcTGGAGATTATTATTCCATACTGGAAGTCACTCCGAACGCTTCGAttaacgatataaaaaaatc ttaCAGAAAATTAGCATTGAAATGGCATCCTGATAAAAATCCAGAAAATCAGGAACAAGCAAACCGAATGTTTAAAGAAATATCAGAAGCCTATGAAGTCTTATCTGACg AGGCAAAGCGAAAGTTGTACGATGAACAGCGTAAAAGAAAAGTGTCCGCATCGTCCAGACCATTCTTCTACAACTTCTTTGAAAGCCCGTTCCATCGTTATTTCG ataAAAAACGTAAGACTTACAACCAGTATGGCAAAGATGGTTTGATAAACGGTGGTGCTGGAAATGGTGGACGTCGCAGAAGTAATCAACGACATCCAGGTCACTACGATCCATTTGGCCAAGATTTTGGCCCTGGTTTCTTTAGCTTTTCATTCAGAGATCCCGAAGATGTGTTCAAAGAATTTTTCAACACATCAGATGTTACAGATCTTCTATTCCCTG GTCAAAGATTCAACAATGGACATCAGGAAATATCTTCAATGATGAATCCATTTGGATTTGGCGGTTTTGGAGGTGGTTTTGGTTCTGGGTTTGATAATATGTTCACAATGGCAAATAATGGATATTCTAGTCATAGCGTTAATGGCGGTGGTAATATGAAAAGAACAACAATATCTACCCGGTTTTCAAATGGGAAAAAAATTACCACAAAAAG gATTTCTGATAATAACACAGAAACAGTGGAAACGTACGAAAACGATATGCTCAAATCGAAGACTATCAACGGTGTGGCGCAAGCGATCGCGTACGGCCATTAG
- the LOC100165812 gene encoding dnaJ homolog subfamily B member 6-like, translated as MSGDYYSILEVTPNASINDIKKSYRKLALKWHPDKNPENQEQANRMFKEISEAYEVLSDDKKRKTYNQYGKDGLINGGAGNGGRRRSNQRHPGHYDPFGQDFGPGFFSFSFRDPEDVFKEFFNTSDVTDLLFPGQRFNNGHQEISSMMNPFGFGGFGGGFGSGFDNMFTMANNGYSSHSVNGGGNMKRTTISTRFSNGKKITTKRISDNNTETVETYENDMLKSKTINGVAQAIAYGH; from the exons atgtcTGGAGATTATTATTCCATACTGGAAGTCACTCCGAACGCTTCGAttaacgatataaaaaaatc ttaCAGAAAATTAGCATTGAAATGGCATCCTGATAAAAATCCAGAAAATCAGGAACAAGCAAACCGAATGTTTAAAGAAATATCAGAAGCCTATGAAGTCTTATCTGACg ataAAAAACGTAAGACTTACAACCAGTATGGCAAAGATGGTTTGATAAACGGTGGTGCTGGAAATGGTGGACGTCGCAGAAGTAATCAACGACATCCAGGTCACTACGATCCATTTGGCCAAGATTTTGGCCCTGGTTTCTTTAGCTTTTCATTCAGAGATCCCGAAGATGTGTTCAAAGAATTTTTCAACACATCAGATGTTACAGATCTTCTATTCCCTG GTCAAAGATTCAACAATGGACATCAGGAAATATCTTCAATGATGAATCCATTTGGATTTGGCGGTTTTGGAGGTGGTTTTGGTTCTGGGTTTGATAATATGTTCACAATGGCAAATAATGGATATTCTAGTCATAGCGTTAATGGCGGTGGTAATATGAAAAGAACAACAATATCTACCCGGTTTTCAAATGGGAAAAAAATTACCACAAAAAG gATTTCTGATAATAACACAGAAACAGTGGAAACGTACGAAAACGATATGCTCAAATCGAAGACTATCAACGGTGTGGCGCAAGCGATCGCGTACGGCCATTAG